A region of Chitinophaga horti DNA encodes the following proteins:
- a CDS encoding type II toxin-antitoxin system HipA family toxin, giving the protein MIEACPGCYKPQKRFHYCSICRRELFDGVKVPPILFFNPPTVEEIKWFHRQQIRVAMPGKRPKYSLMLEDDELALTRENVKGLFIMKLPPVSQPQNYDLLYNEHLTMQLARVFDIETAHIAMLYFANHSPALLIRRFDVEADGNGHLQESLLQVSNGLLDPNTVSYEDIGLLIKKYVAAYKPALQSFFQRVIFNHLFSNNNAGLSSFSIMRTAYGDYKLSPAYSLRCSELNTADVDDKPIRLYNEVEKASRPSSRHRPLDFIILAKKLGILENRAKMIIESMTSQDEAVEMLVRKSFLSKELKNKYLDLFLNRQDELKKELHNI; this is encoded by the coding sequence ATGATAGAAGCCTGTCCCGGCTGTTACAAGCCGCAAAAAAGATTTCACTATTGCTCGATTTGCCGACGGGAACTTTTTGACGGCGTAAAAGTTCCTCCCATACTATTTTTCAATCCCCCAACTGTAGAAGAAATAAAATGGTTTCACCGCCAGCAAATACGCGTAGCAATGCCCGGCAAGCGGCCTAAATACTCATTAATGCTGGAGGATGACGAACTGGCATTAACCAGAGAAAACGTGAAAGGGCTTTTTATAATGAAACTCCCTCCAGTCTCACAGCCGCAAAATTACGACCTTTTATACAACGAACATCTCACAATGCAGCTCGCACGGGTTTTCGACATTGAAACTGCGCATATCGCAATGTTATACTTTGCGAATCATTCACCGGCGTTGTTAATCAGGCGGTTCGATGTAGAAGCTGACGGCAATGGACATCTGCAGGAGTCGCTGCTACAGGTAAGCAATGGATTGCTCGATCCCAATACGGTAAGCTATGAAGATATAGGTTTACTGATCAAGAAATACGTGGCGGCGTACAAACCGGCACTCCAATCTTTTTTTCAACGGGTCATATTCAACCACCTATTTTCAAATAATAACGCTGGCCTAAGTAGTTTTTCTATAATGCGAACTGCGTATGGAGATTATAAGCTTTCACCAGCCTATAGCCTGCGATGCTCTGAACTTAACACCGCAGATGTCGACGATAAGCCTATCAGATTATATAATGAGGTCGAAAAAGCTTCCCGACCATCCAGCAGACATCGACCTTTGGACTTTATTATTCTTGCAAAAAAGCTTGGAATCTTAGAAAATCGCGCAAAAATGATTATCGAATCCATGACGAGTCAAGATGAAGCTGTAGAGATGCTTGTGCGTAAATCTTTCTTGAGCAAAGAATTAAAGAATAAATACCTGGACCTTTTCCTCAATAGACAAGATGAGCTTAAAAAGGAATTACACAATATATAG
- the traJ gene encoding conjugative transposon protein TraJ, translating into MRKIGVVCLMALMPAVAMAQGVADKIHSLHSVLDTILEKMVPLCEELVDVAKGVAAFGALFYIAYRVWRHYANAEPIDFYPLFRPFVLGFAVINFTLLLALLNGLLDPLVEGTAKMVGDSDKAVKVLLKQKEIAVMNSSAWQMYVGANKDGDKEKWLRYTKGIQDGEPTPGEGPFEFIGSEIKFAMAKASYNFRNTVKEWLSEILQVLFQAASLCINTIRIFQLVVLSIIGPIVFGLAVFDGFQNSLTAWLARYINVFLWLPVCNIFGAILGKIQEEMLRLDLDKIKASGDTVFSAQDTGYLVFMLIGIAGYFTVPSIASFIVNSGGGGGLLQKVTSMSSSAAGTAVSAGRGAMGRAGESLSNIADARQHFNEGLSGQASGKGTTGAVGRAIGNTGYMHDKLSGGTK; encoded by the coding sequence ATGAGGAAGATTGGTGTTGTGTGTTTGATGGCTTTGATGCCAGCAGTGGCCATGGCGCAGGGGGTAGCGGATAAGATACATTCACTACACAGCGTATTGGACACGATTTTAGAAAAAATGGTGCCGCTTTGTGAGGAATTGGTTGACGTGGCAAAGGGTGTGGCGGCGTTTGGAGCGCTTTTTTATATTGCTTACCGGGTTTGGCGGCACTATGCCAACGCGGAGCCGATCGATTTTTATCCGCTTTTTCGTCCGTTTGTGCTTGGGTTTGCCGTCATCAACTTTACCCTGCTCTTAGCACTTTTAAATGGTCTGCTGGATCCGCTGGTAGAGGGTACTGCTAAAATGGTAGGCGATTCGGATAAAGCAGTTAAGGTGCTGCTTAAGCAAAAGGAAATCGCGGTGATGAACAGTTCGGCCTGGCAAATGTATGTAGGAGCGAATAAGGACGGAGATAAGGAGAAGTGGTTGCGCTATACCAAAGGGATACAGGACGGAGAGCCTACTCCCGGGGAAGGTCCTTTTGAATTTATCGGTAGTGAGATCAAATTCGCCATGGCAAAAGCTTCCTACAATTTCCGCAATACGGTGAAAGAATGGTTGAGTGAGATCTTGCAGGTTTTGTTTCAGGCCGCATCGTTGTGCATCAATACAATAAGGATCTTCCAACTGGTGGTATTGAGCATCATTGGCCCCATTGTGTTTGGCCTTGCCGTTTTTGACGGCTTTCAGAACTCGCTTACCGCCTGGCTGGCGAGGTATATCAATGTCTTTTTATGGCTACCGGTGTGCAACATCTTCGGCGCGATCCTTGGAAAAATTCAAGAAGAGATGTTACGGTTAGATCTGGATAAGATCAAGGCCAGCGGAGATACCGTATTCAGTGCGCAGGATACCGGATACCTGGTGTTTATGCTGATCGGTATTGCCGGTTACTTCACTGTGCCCTCCATTGCCAGCTTCATTGTTAACTCGGGCGGTGGCGGAGGCCTGTTGCAAAAGGTTACCAGCATGAGCAGCTCAGCTGCCGGGACAGCAGTTTCTGCCGGGCGGGGTGCAATGGGCAGAGCAGGCGAAAGTCTTAGCAATATCGCCGATGCCCGCCAGCATTTCAATGAAGGATTATCTGGTCAGGCTTCGGGCAAAGGGACTACCGGCGCAGTAGGACGTGCAATTGGCAATACTGGCTATATGCACGATAAGTTATCAGGGGGAACAAAATAG
- the traK gene encoding conjugative transposon protein TraK, with protein MMNGIFSRAKSVDVAFRQVKHFALIVVLASLFLCGFIVVRTQTRITEAENKVLVLLNGKVVEAVPSTREENKPVEARDHVATFHEYFFTLSPDDRLIQENINRALYLADRSAKDQYDNLVERNYFSNVISGNVSQRIRIDSVVLDMERYPYYFRCMARQEITRVTAVVERSLITEGYLRSVPRSEQNSHGLLIERWKILENNDITVKPR; from the coding sequence ATGATGAACGGGATTTTTAGTAGAGCAAAGAGCGTTGATGTAGCGTTCAGGCAGGTGAAGCATTTTGCATTGATCGTTGTACTTGCCAGCTTGTTTTTATGCGGATTTATTGTCGTGCGTACACAGACGCGTATTACCGAGGCTGAAAATAAGGTGCTGGTGTTACTCAACGGGAAAGTGGTAGAGGCGGTACCTTCTACCAGGGAGGAAAACAAGCCGGTAGAGGCCAGGGATCATGTGGCCACCTTTCACGAATATTTTTTTACGTTATCGCCGGATGACCGGCTGATCCAGGAAAACATAAACCGCGCTTTGTACCTGGCGGATAGGTCCGCAAAGGATCAATACGATAACCTGGTGGAGCGTAATTATTTCAGCAACGTTATCAGCGGAAATGTAAGTCAGCGGATCCGCATAGACAGTGTGGTGCTGGATATGGAGCGTTACCCCTATTATTTCAGGTGCATGGCCCGGCAAGAAATCACGCGGGTAACTGCTGTGGTGGAGCGGAGCCTGATAACAGAAGGATATCTAAGGAGCGTTCCGCGTAGTGAACAAAATTCTCACGGTCTTTTGATCGAGCGATGGAAAATCTTAGAGAATAATGACATCACTGTAAAGCCCAGGTAA
- the traN gene encoding conjugative transposon protein TraN, whose product MKVCVKRWRSVLAMMIVMVTTAKAQQPKISQQIDPVVIGVSDHMTTNLIFPSQIKSIDRGRRDLLVQKAIDVDNVLQVKLQSGDFKETNLTVITNDARLYSFRVRYEPNPAMLNMILGSNNAGMEVPVLFSASAGPAASLENVAARAASAGSFLRHPKDVRYQMGIRLKGIYIHDDHLFFKLQLSNTSALDYDVDQFRFFIRDAKQSKRTSSQELELKPDVVHGPIKDIPGRATQVCVFGIPRFSIPDQKQLIVQLMEKEGGRHLQLWIRNKHLLKVKEMNIR is encoded by the coding sequence ATGAAAGTGTGTGTAAAAAGGTGGCGATCTGTTCTCGCGATGATGATCGTAATGGTAACAACTGCAAAGGCGCAGCAACCTAAAATTAGTCAGCAGATTGATCCGGTAGTCATCGGGGTTTCTGATCATATGACGACAAATCTGATCTTCCCTTCACAGATCAAAAGTATAGATCGTGGCCGGCGCGACCTGCTGGTACAAAAAGCAATAGACGTCGATAACGTATTACAGGTTAAACTTCAGTCCGGAGATTTTAAGGAGACTAATCTGACGGTCATTACCAATGATGCGCGCCTGTATTCTTTCCGGGTGCGATATGAGCCTAATCCTGCAATGCTAAATATGATATTGGGTAGTAATAACGCTGGCATGGAGGTTCCTGTGCTGTTTTCTGCCAGCGCGGGTCCGGCGGCCAGCCTGGAGAATGTGGCCGCCAGGGCGGCTTCTGCCGGTTCTTTTTTGCGACATCCTAAAGATGTCCGTTACCAGATGGGTATTCGGCTTAAAGGTATCTATATCCATGATGATCATCTGTTTTTTAAACTACAGCTTTCGAATACAAGTGCGCTCGACTATGATGTTGATCAGTTCCGCTTCTTTATCCGTGATGCGAAGCAATCTAAAAGAACCTCATCGCAGGAATTGGAGTTAAAACCTGATGTCGTGCATGGACCCATAAAAGATATACCTGGTCGGGCTACGCAGGTGTGCGTGTTCGGTATACCTCGTTTTTCCATTCCGGATCAAAAACAGTTGATCGTTCAGCTGATGGAAAAAGAAGGAGGAAGGCATTTGCAACTTTGGATTAGAAATAAGCATTTGCTAAAGGTGAAAGAAATGAATATCCGTTAG
- the traM gene encoding conjugative transposon protein TraM, with the protein MGNVKHSEKFLRERRLMTALPVLVLPFITLLFWVLGGGRAGTVALASGNEKGLNILLPSAANKSDPVMDKMALYDRADKDSMQMRGRLEQDPYYREIASSSGYLPGESFQPSLEGRSVYNVPSYNDPAEAKVYDRLNALNKALNQPQAEPLVNKPDRGIMSETGMGADLSRLEGLMKTMQQPAEEDSETRELKELMERIVDIQHPERVRERLKKNSAQRRGEVFAVSAEPAGSQTSLLDSMSDENRRSRQPGFFGLERWNAPATQNAITAVVHETQTVTEGAIIKLRLTGDIYVGGYLVPRGHFVYGVCGLQGDRLTLSIDQIRVDQSLFPVKMTIYDLDGLEGIHIPGAISRTVAKESGDRTLQGVEFGSLDPSLGAQAINAGVQATKSFLGRKVKMVNVTVKAGYQILLKDDNRREIENLN; encoded by the coding sequence ATGGGAAATGTGAAACACTCAGAAAAATTCCTGCGAGAACGCAGGTTGATGACGGCTTTGCCTGTACTGGTATTGCCATTTATAACCCTACTGTTTTGGGTCTTGGGCGGAGGGCGCGCGGGTACAGTGGCTTTGGCTTCCGGTAACGAAAAAGGGCTGAACATACTGTTGCCCTCGGCAGCCAACAAAAGCGATCCGGTGATGGATAAGATGGCCTTATATGATCGGGCCGATAAAGATTCCATGCAGATGAGGGGAAGGCTGGAGCAAGACCCTTATTACCGTGAGATAGCCAGTTCTTCGGGTTATTTACCCGGCGAAAGCTTTCAACCTTCCTTGGAAGGACGTTCTGTGTATAACGTACCATCCTATAATGATCCTGCGGAAGCGAAAGTATATGATAGGTTAAATGCGCTTAATAAGGCCTTAAACCAGCCGCAGGCTGAACCCTTGGTAAATAAACCTGATCGCGGAATTATGTCTGAAACTGGGATGGGCGCTGATTTGAGCCGGTTAGAAGGGCTTATGAAAACAATGCAACAGCCCGCAGAAGAGGATTCCGAAACCCGCGAACTAAAAGAACTGATGGAACGGATCGTGGACATCCAGCATCCTGAGCGGGTTCGTGAGCGTCTAAAGAAAAATTCAGCGCAGCGGCGCGGGGAAGTATTTGCGGTCAGTGCGGAGCCGGCAGGTTCGCAGACCTCTCTGCTGGACTCGATGAGTGATGAAAATCGGCGCTCCCGGCAACCCGGCTTTTTCGGCCTGGAACGATGGAACGCTCCTGCAACACAAAATGCGATTACCGCTGTCGTGCATGAAACACAGACGGTAACTGAAGGGGCAATCATCAAGCTTCGGTTGACAGGGGATATTTATGTCGGTGGATACCTGGTGCCACGTGGGCATTTTGTCTATGGCGTCTGCGGTTTGCAGGGTGACCGGCTCACTCTAAGTATTGATCAGATCCGGGTAGACCAGTCGTTGTTTCCCGTGAAGATGACCATTTACGATCTGGATGGACTGGAGGGTATCCATATTCCCGGCGCCATCAGCAGGACTGTCGCCAAAGAGAGCGGAGACAGAACCTTACAGGGGGTGGAATTTGGTTCGCTTGACCCATCCTTGGGCGCTCAGGCAATCAATGCCGGTGTACAGGCTACTAAGAGCTTCCTGGGCCGGAAAGTAAAAATGGTCAATGTCACCGTTAAAGCCGGCTATCAAATCCTGCTTAAAGATGATAATAGGCGTGAGATAGAGAATTTGAATTAA
- a CDS encoding HipA N-terminal domain-containing protein: MREARVYYNRHFAGTLKMLKDGHSLFRYNSDYVEDNSLPSISTSLPKNKIEHRASTLFPFFAGLLTEGEIRQMQVQAHNLDPHDDFSLLAYTASLDTIGAITLKL, encoded by the coding sequence ATGAGAGAAGCACGGGTATATTACAACCGACACTTTGCCGGCACCTTAAAAATGCTCAAAGATGGTCATTCACTTTTTCGATACAACTCGGATTACGTGGAAGACAATTCACTACCATCTATTAGTACCAGTCTTCCGAAAAATAAGATTGAGCACAGGGCATCAACCCTATTCCCTTTTTTTGCAGGGCTTCTTACAGAGGGGGAAATTCGACAAATGCAGGTCCAGGCCCATAACTTGGATCCCCATGATGATTTTTCCCTACTCGCTTACACAGCCAGCCTTGATACAATCGGCGCAATAACCTTGAAATTATGA
- a CDS encoding MerR family transcriptional regulator: protein MEMSTEALTRRDLVQFKVELLQEMELLIGRIVGKASSVSGAKTIRSREVRALLDISASTLQSYRIHGILKAKKIKGTYYYDPADIKKFKP from the coding sequence ATGGAGATGAGCACGGAGGCGTTGACCAGGAGAGATCTTGTGCAATTCAAGGTTGAATTGCTGCAGGAAATGGAGTTATTGATCGGGCGCATAGTCGGCAAGGCAAGCTCAGTGAGTGGCGCAAAAACAATACGGAGCCGGGAGGTACGCGCCTTGCTCGATATTTCGGCAAGTACGCTGCAGTCCTACAGGATACACGGCATCCTGAAGGCAAAAAAGATCAAAGGCACGTATTACTATGATCCTGCGGATATTAAAAAATTTAAACCCTAA
- a CDS encoding TerB family tellurite resistance protein — MKKMCVILVVLVGLLPGWARGQSTEAAQLLLNVEKLNQLKNILTDLKKSYTILSNGYTSIRNIAEGNFSLHKVFLDGLMQVSPAVKKYRKVAGIVEYQIAVVKECKAASDRFNGLKTFRAAELEYLSAVYGNLIKLSLGNLDELILVVTAGQLRMSDDERLAAIDRIYAEMEDKLLFLRDFNGRTALMGLQRAKEKEELKGLGNMREDD; from the coding sequence ATGAAGAAAATGTGTGTGATCCTGGTTGTGTTGGTAGGGCTGCTGCCGGGCTGGGCAAGGGGGCAATCTACCGAAGCTGCACAGTTATTATTAAATGTAGAAAAGCTTAACCAGCTAAAAAATATTCTGACAGACCTGAAAAAAAGTTACACGATTCTCAGTAACGGTTACACGTCGATCAGAAATATTGCAGAAGGTAACTTTTCACTACACAAGGTATTTCTTGATGGATTGATGCAGGTTAGCCCAGCTGTGAAGAAATACCGGAAGGTCGCGGGCATTGTTGAATATCAAATTGCGGTGGTCAAGGAATGCAAGGCCGCTAGCGACCGGTTTAACGGATTGAAAACCTTCCGGGCGGCTGAGTTGGAATATTTATCTGCAGTGTATGGCAACCTGATTAAGCTAAGCCTTGGCAACCTGGATGAGTTGATTCTAGTGGTTACTGCTGGCCAATTGCGCATGAGTGACGATGAGCGGCTGGCGGCGATCGACCGAATTTACGCAGAGATGGAAGATAAGTTGCTTTTTCTGCGAGATTTTAACGGACGTACTGCTTTAATGGGTTTACAGCGGGCTAAAGAAAAAGAAGAATTGAAGGGACTCGGCAATATGCGCGAGGATGATTAG
- a CDS encoding terpene synthase family protein produces MISSFDPLEQVRYDLPARRNPNAAQIDAAMPQMIRSLYPFLPEAAVEKYERTHIGYCAGCLFPSGDPVHLEAICTVFTWAFAIDDKFERSNPETIFNIRDTAIPILLGKIPGVDHPLFSVLPVMRERLLVIAGQQWLEERFCKNLSLYFSGLADETYYRNNRIYPTFERYMDVRMRSVNVDIMSNLAEAITARLLPNFLTGHEVIKEIELLVCRVLIFCNDMFSVAEERECGDVLNSILIIEHFEGCSAQQASERVLNMHDKDVERLIELSNNLPDFQGYNPVVQNYVENLVSMIPGYLDWTLYFTDRYTAGGHAATSMQEAVH; encoded by the coding sequence ATGATTTCGTCTTTTGACCCACTCGAGCAGGTGCGTTATGACTTGCCTGCGCGTAGAAACCCGAATGCAGCTCAAATCGACGCTGCTATGCCTCAAATGATTCGCAGTTTGTATCCGTTTTTGCCGGAGGCTGCTGTCGAAAAATATGAGCGAACGCACATCGGATATTGTGCGGGTTGCCTGTTTCCCAGCGGTGATCCGGTTCACCTTGAGGCTATTTGTACTGTATTTACATGGGCATTTGCCATTGACGACAAGTTTGAGCGAAGTAACCCGGAGACCATCTTTAACATTCGCGATACGGCCATCCCTATTCTTTTGGGAAAAATTCCCGGAGTAGACCATCCGTTATTTAGCGTACTGCCAGTAATGCGTGAACGCCTGCTCGTGATCGCAGGACAGCAGTGGCTTGAAGAACGTTTTTGTAAGAACCTGAGTTTATATTTCTCCGGGCTTGCAGATGAGACTTACTACCGCAATAATAGAATCTATCCGACTTTCGAGCGGTATATGGATGTGCGCATGCGGTCTGTCAATGTTGACATCATGAGCAATTTGGCAGAAGCGATAACAGCCAGACTGCTACCTAACTTTCTTACTGGCCATGAGGTCATAAAAGAAATTGAGCTTCTGGTGTGCAGGGTTTTAATATTTTGCAATGATATGTTCTCGGTAGCGGAAGAAAGAGAATGCGGGGATGTGCTAAATTCAATCCTGATCATTGAGCATTTTGAGGGCTGTAGTGCCCAGCAGGCCAGTGAGCGGGTGCTGAACATGCATGATAAGGATGTAGAAAGGTTAATTGAATTGAGTAATAACCTTCCTGACTTCCAGGGATATAACCCGGTCGTACAAAATTACGTTGAAAATCTGGTGTCAATGATTCCCGGCTATCTTGATTGGACCTTGTACTTTACCGACCGGTATACGGCTGGAGGCCATGCTGCTACGTCGATGCAGGAAGCCGTACATTAA
- a CDS encoding conjugal transfer protein TraI — MRRILFISMLMICVGFPAQKANAQIVILDIIKAGIKKVIKAVDLQVQRQQNKVIWLQNAQKVLENALSKLKLTEISEWTEKQRNQYKIYFQELHKVKSLITYYKRIKDISAKEARLVHEYQRAWRMVRGDKRFTPREIEYMGKVYLGMLDETVKNIEQLMVVVNSFRTQMTDAKRLEIIHAVSERVDQNYNDLLDFNRENALLSLQRARAGAEQEEVKQLYGLK, encoded by the coding sequence ATGAGACGAATATTATTTATAAGTATGCTGATGATCTGCGTGGGGTTTCCGGCGCAAAAGGCCAATGCCCAGATTGTGATCCTGGACATTATTAAAGCCGGCATCAAAAAGGTGATTAAGGCAGTTGACCTGCAAGTACAGCGGCAGCAGAACAAAGTGATCTGGCTTCAGAACGCACAAAAGGTATTGGAAAACGCCCTGAGCAAGCTTAAGCTCACCGAAATCAGCGAGTGGACGGAAAAGCAGCGTAACCAGTATAAAATATACTTCCAGGAGCTGCATAAAGTCAAATCGCTTATCACTTATTATAAGCGCATTAAAGACATATCGGCGAAAGAGGCCCGGTTGGTCCATGAGTACCAGCGTGCCTGGAGAATGGTGCGAGGTGATAAGCGGTTTACGCCCAGGGAGATTGAATACATGGGTAAGGTTTACCTGGGGATGCTGGATGAAACGGTGAAAAACATAGAGCAGCTGATGGTGGTGGTCAATTCTTTCCGTACGCAGATGACTGATGCGAAGCGCCTGGAGATCATACACGCCGTTAGTGAGCGGGTCGATCAGAATTATAATGATTTACTGGATTTCAATAGAGAAAACGCGCTGCTGTCTTTGCAGCGGGCGAGAGCTGGTGCCGAACAGGAGGAGGTTAAACAGCTATATGGATTAAAATAA
- a CDS encoding hybrid sensor histidine kinase/response regulator has product MKIFSRPADLPTYNRINILRNIINAGTDTLPSERARKVRIVNALSMITAFLAAVIGTMFYFSNGLKEILTGAWAETFAFTLVIILNRFRFYNAASIGVLVIHCLGALYFHEILGSLIDISLIIAFMFGMCFLVYSTSRMQAIGAAITLSTYFLLQADLIPQIIPTLNMPQEQQQLIRSVADPAFMFFNVLVFVGLLLQYRKLMNRLNAYVHQFSHELRNNLNSQTLIVDKLQREIRKNPSLSQLLPLVEELQISTDTMAEISNNALSIGEMEAGDRRTLQADKVNIKLAIGRMIAIHRLKAERNQLSLSLSIAEDFPNEIILNKDGLNKILANLIVNAIKYADQNTQISIAVTLEKNESFRITVTNSCPDIPKEVLAKLFDRFFTAKNKNVEGSGLGLYIVQEQVARLNGTITAISQNRKTSFVVVLPLKTASLFKVDLSNVHVVVVDDSPAMVRYASNALEAYGCTVSTASEGAQLFDMLQDQVSLPDAILLDRHLQDVSGIKILKSIKSNPRLKSIPVIIYTGDNADQQALIDAGASAVQLKPSEPRALAELIGQLI; this is encoded by the coding sequence ATGAAGATTTTTAGCCGGCCAGCCGATCTGCCAACCTACAATCGTATCAATATCTTACGAAATATAATCAACGCCGGGACGGACACCCTGCCTTCGGAGCGCGCAAGAAAAGTAAGGATCGTCAATGCCCTTTCGATGATTACAGCCTTTCTGGCAGCGGTTATTGGAACGATGTTTTATTTCAGCAATGGCCTTAAGGAGATACTTACTGGTGCATGGGCTGAAACCTTCGCTTTTACACTAGTCATTATACTGAACAGGTTTAGATTTTACAATGCCGCGAGCATTGGCGTTTTGGTGATACATTGCCTTGGAGCGCTATACTTCCATGAAATACTTGGTTCACTTATCGATATTTCCCTCATCATTGCGTTTATGTTTGGCATGTGTTTTCTGGTTTACTCGACATCCAGGATGCAGGCTATTGGCGCAGCGATAACACTCTCCACCTATTTCTTACTTCAAGCCGATCTGATACCGCAGATCATTCCTACACTCAATATGCCACAAGAGCAGCAACAACTCATTCGTTCGGTGGCAGATCCGGCCTTTATGTTTTTCAACGTACTAGTTTTTGTGGGACTTTTACTGCAATATCGTAAGCTGATGAACAGGTTAAATGCATACGTACATCAATTTAGCCATGAACTTCGCAATAACCTTAACTCTCAAACGCTAATTGTTGATAAACTTCAAAGAGAAATCCGTAAGAATCCATCGCTAAGTCAACTTTTGCCATTGGTGGAGGAATTACAGATATCCACAGACACGATGGCTGAGATATCCAATAATGCACTTAGTATCGGAGAGATGGAAGCAGGTGATCGACGCACATTACAGGCGGACAAAGTAAACATCAAGCTGGCAATCGGACGCATGATCGCTATCCATCGACTCAAAGCCGAACGAAATCAGCTTTCCCTCTCCCTCTCTATCGCCGAGGACTTTCCTAATGAGATCATACTAAACAAGGACGGGCTGAATAAAATCCTCGCGAACCTTATCGTTAATGCAATTAAATATGCCGATCAGAATACTCAGATCAGCATTGCTGTTACATTGGAGAAAAATGAATCTTTCCGCATAACAGTTACCAATAGCTGCCCGGATATTCCAAAAGAGGTACTCGCGAAGTTATTTGACCGGTTTTTCACCGCCAAAAACAAAAATGTGGAAGGAAGCGGCCTTGGCCTATATATTGTCCAAGAGCAAGTAGCGAGGTTAAATGGTACAATAACAGCAATCAGCCAGAACCGGAAAACAAGTTTCGTCGTTGTGCTTCCGTTGAAAACTGCATCATTATTCAAAGTAGATCTCAGTAATGTTCATGTGGTTGTAGTGGATGATTCGCCAGCCATGGTGAGATACGCTTCGAATGCCCTGGAAGCGTATGGATGTACAGTATCCACTGCAAGCGAAGGAGCGCAGCTTTTTGACATGCTGCAGGATCAGGTGAGTTTACCGGATGCAATCCTATTAGACAGGCACTTACAGGATGTAAGTGGCATAAAAATCCTAAAATCGATAAAATCCAACCCGCGACTAAAATCAATTCCTGTAATCATCTACACCGGTGACAACGCAGACCAACAGGCCTTAATCGACGCCGGCGCTTCCGCTGTACAGCTCAAACCTTCAGAGCCGCGTGCATTGGCCGAGCTGATCGGGCAACTAATTTAA